The Paenibacillus mucilaginosus 3016 genome includes the window GCTCTTTTGCTTTTTAGAGCAGGAGCTGTTTCTCCATCATGACATCAACAAAGCGGCCGTCCAGTGTATCAATCGACAGATCACGAGCTCCATTATAGGCGCAGCGGAGTTTTCCTTCCTGATTGGCAGCAGCTTCTCTTTTGAAAGGGAGATGGGGCTACGTTTAAGTGCAGCAGCAGCTCCTGTACAACCGTCTTGGCATCGGGACCGGCTCCTCTTATCGTCGCGGAGGCGAGGGAGCTTTGCCAGGGAAGGCCCACGAAGTAGAGACCCTTGCAGTTCAGCGAGATTCCATGCTTGTGAATAGGCGATCCGCTCTCATCCAGAACGCCGGGATCGATGAGGTAGGGGAAGCTGGGAACAAATCCGGTAGCAAAGATAACGGTATCCAGGTCTTCATATGAGCCATCCTCCCAATAGACGCCTCTCTCGCCAAAGCTCTGAAACATGGGGCGCTGCCGCAGTGTCTTAGCTTCGATAGCTGCCTTGTACCTTCCGGTGTCCAGTACGCCGGAAGACCGGCTTTGGAGCAGCCATTTGCCCAATCGGGACTGATCTAACCGGAGCAGATGAGTCCAATAGTGAATGTCTCTGCCCAGGAATACCTGCGGAGTGAACTGGACCGGCCTTCTTGTGGCAAGCGTCACCTCAGCAAGCTGGGCCAGCTCGTATGCGATTTGGACAGCAGAGTTTCCGGCACCCACCACGGCGATGCTGCGGCCGCGGTACTCTTCCGCATGACGGTAATGGAGCGAATGCAGGACAGTCCCCTGGAATTGCTTCATCCCGGGAAGGGAAGGAAGGTAGGGCTTCCGAAAAGGGCCCGAGGCGCATAGGACCGAGCGTGTCTGCAGGATCTCTTGGCCGGCTGTGGTGAGGCGGAACAGCTCCCCTTTCTTTTCGACACGCTCTACACGGGTATGGTAACGGACCGGGAATTGGAAGTGATCGGCGTAGGCTCTGAGATACTGAACGACTTCATCACGGCTGGGGTATTTCTCCGGGTCCCCCGGGAAGGGATATCCCGGGAGAGAGGAGTACCGTGCAGGGGAGAACAGCTGCAAGCTGTCATAATAATGAGCCCAGGATCCGAGATTCCCGCTTTGCTCGAGGACCACGAAGTCCAGTCCCTCCCGCTGCAGGAACCAGGCGGAAGCCAACCCGGACTGCCCTCCTCCGATAACGACGGAGTCATAGATGATTTCCTGCGTCATAGAAATCTCCCTCCCGGTTATCGGGAACAGCCGCAGCTGCCCCCAACCGACGGTGCAGAGGCTTCCTGTGGAGCTCGCAGGGAATCGGCACAGCAACCGGAGGAAGCCGCAGCTTCAGCGGCCGGCTCCTTCTCCTGGGGGATCGGAGTGCAGCATACGGAGGGTGAGGGAAGGGAACGAGCGTCCGCCGACTCGAATTCGGCATCCGCTTTGGTGTAGAAGACTTCCCAGGCGTTGCCTTCCGGGTCCGTGACCCAAATTTTATCCTGTACGGCATAGCAGCAGGTTGTATCCATCTCATCGACAGAGAACAGCCCGGCGCTCTCCAGTCTTTCTTTGGCGGCGAGCACATCTTCCTTGCGGCTGACCTGGAATCCAAGGTGGTTGAGCACCCCCTGATCCGCATACGGACGGACGTTCAAGGAGAAGTGAAGGGGCGGCTCATCCAGTTCAAACTTGGCATAGTTCTCTTTGACTTTGGCCGGCTCCGCATGGAACAGTTTGGTGTAGAATGAAAGGGAGGCCTCCAGATTCCTGACGTTAAGCGCGACATGCATTCTCATGTTACTTCATCCTCTCATTTAATAATAATTGAAAAATGCAACTAAAGATCAGGTCTCAAGTCAGCAGCAGGCTGCACAGCACACAGCGGGTGTTTTCTGCGGGAGGAGAGGTCTTAAGGAAAAGCGAGCCCAGGCTGCTGTCTTCCTTTCGGAGGGGGAGGGGATTCCTTTCCACGCGTGTCGGGATGCGTTCTCGATTTCTTGCTGCCGCTGCTGCATAAAGCACTCTGTCAGGGACCACGTTGTATTCATCACGGTTCATCACTCCTGTTTGCTAATAGTTGAAAAATGCAATTATATGTTGAAAAAGAACTCCTCTTAAAGAGGAGGGGTGCAGCAGTTAGGGCTTTGACTCATGGCGATACTAAGCAGATGGAGGCTTTCCAAAACTTGATCGCGTTTGTCAGCTGGGACATGTTTGAAGATCTCCTGGACGTACTCCTCCATGGTGCCCGCAATGGTCTGAGCTTGCGCTTCCCCCAAGGCTGTGAGGGAGAGAACGACATACCGG containing:
- a CDS encoding flavin-containing monooxygenase codes for the protein MTQEIIYDSVVIGGGQSGLASAWFLQREGLDFVVLEQSGNLGSWAHYYDSLQLFSPARYSSLPGYPFPGDPEKYPSRDEVVQYLRAYADHFQFPVRYHTRVERVEKKGELFRLTTAGQEILQTRSVLCASGPFRKPYLPSLPGMKQFQGTVLHSLHYRHAEEYRGRSIAVVGAGNSAVQIAYELAQLAEVTLATRRPVQFTPQVFLGRDIHYWTHLLRLDQSRLGKWLLQSRSSGVLDTGRYKAAIEAKTLRQRPMFQSFGERGVYWEDGSYEDLDTVIFATGFVPSFPYLIDPGVLDESGSPIHKHGISLNCKGLYFVGLPWQSSLASATIRGAGPDAKTVVQELLLHLNVAPSPFQKRSCCQSGRKTPLRL
- a CDS encoding ArsI/CadI family heavy metal resistance metalloenzyme gives rise to the protein MRMHVALNVRNLEASLSFYTKLFHAEPAKVKENYAKFELDEPPLHFSLNVRPYADQGVLNHLGFQVSRKEDVLAAKERLESAGLFSVDEMDTTCCYAVQDKIWVTDPEGNAWEVFYTKADAEFESADARSLPSPSVCCTPIPQEKEPAAEAAASSGCCADSLRAPQEASAPSVGGSCGCSR